A single region of the Canis lupus familiaris isolate Mischka breed German Shepherd chromosome 35, alternate assembly UU_Cfam_GSD_1.0, whole genome shotgun sequence genome encodes:
- the LOC100855640 gene encoding butyrophilin subfamily 2 member A2 isoform X1, translated as MERAAALRFSAPGSLLLVVMLGGSAPLSAQFTVVGPTDAVLAMAGENTKFHCHLSPEKDAEHMEVRWFRSQFSLAVLVYKAGRERTEEQMEEYQGRTTFVSEHINKGSVALIIHNVTAHDNGIYHCYFQEGRSYDEAVMHLMVASLGSKPLIEMKGHEDGGIRLECTSIGWYPEPHATWRDPYGEIMPALEEAHTVDANGLFMVSMAVIIMDFSVRNASCSVNNTLLGQERETVIFIPESFVPSTFPWMVSLAAVLPSLLLFSAGSICLVRKLHRGKEVENEAKEVACEEPEKEQVEKEKERQIREQLQEELHWRRSLLHAADVVLDPDTAHPELFLTEDRRGVRRGPSRQSVPDNLERFDCRPCVLGLDSFSSGRHYWEVEVENVMVWAVGVCRDSVERKGEALLVPQNGFWTLEMFGNQYRALSSPEKILPVKERLRRVGIFLDYEAGDISFYNMRDRSHIYTCPRSPFSGPLKPFFRLGSDDSLLLICPAFTGARGVTVPEGGLILHRTGPHRSHHQFPGLRPK; from the exons ATGGAGCGGGCGGCTGCTCTGCGCTTCTCCGCGCCCGGCTCCCTTCTGCTCGTCGTGATGCTCGGCGGCTCTGCACCGCTCTCAG CCCAGTTTACTGTTGTGGGGCCGACAGATGCAGTCCTGGCCATGGCGGGAGAAAACACCAAGTTTCACTGCCACCTGTCACCCGAGAAGGATGCAGAGCACATGGAGGTGCGCTGGTTCCGATCTCAGTTCTCCCTGGCGGTGCTCGTGTATAAGGCTGGGCGGGAGAGAACAGAGGAGCAGATGGAGGAGTATCAAGGAAGAACCACCTTTGTGAGCGAACATATCAACAAGGGGAGCGTGGCACTCATCATACACAATGTCACAGCCCATGACAACGGCATCTACCACTGTTACTTCCAAGAAGGCAGATCCTATGACGAGGCTGTTATGCACCTGATGGTGGCAA gcctgggctctAAGCCCCTCATTGAAATGAAGGGCCACGAGGATGGAGGCATCCGGCTGGAGTGCACATCCATAGGGTGGTACCCAGAGCCCCATGCCACGTGGAGGGACCCTTATGGGGAGATCATGCCAGCCCTGGAGGAGGCTCACACTGTGGATGCGAATGGCCTCTTCATGGTCAGCATGGCTGTGATCATCATGGACTTCTCTGTGAGGAACGCATCCTGCTCTGTCAACAACACCCTGCTTGGCCAGGAGAGGGAAACTGTGATTTTCATCCCAG agtCCTTTGTTCCCAGCACATTCCCCTGGATGGTGAGCCTAGCTGCTGTCTTGccttctctgctcctcttctccGCTGGAAGCATCTGTCTCGTCAGGAAACTCCACAGGGGAAAAGAGGTCGAAAATGAAGCGAAAGAAGTTGCATGTGAGGAACCGGAGAAAGAAcaagtggaaaaagagaaagaacgtCAAATCCGAG agCAACTTCAAGAAGAATTGC ACTGGAGACGATCCCTGCTACATGCTG CTGATGTGGTGCTTGACCCCGACACTGCTCATCCTGAGCTCTTCCTGACAGAGGACAGAAGAGGAGTGAGACGAGGCCCCTCCAGGCAGAGTGTCCCTGACAACCTGGAGAGATTTGACTGCCGGCCTTGTGTCCTAGGCCTGGACAGCTTCTCCTCGGGGAGGCATTactgggaggtggaggtggaaaaTGTGATGGTGTGGGCCGTGGGGGTTTGTAGAGACAGCGTTGAGCGGAAAGGGGAGGCCCTGTTGGTTCCTCAGAATGGCTTCTGGACCCTGGAGATGTTTGGAAACCAGTACCGGGCCCTGTCTTCCCCCGAGAAGATTCTCCCCGTGAAAGAGCGTCTTCGCCGAGTGGGCATCTTTCTGGACTATGAAGCTGGAGATATCTCCTTCTACAACATGAGGGACAGATCACATATCTACACATGTCCCCGGTCACCCTTTTCTGGGCCCCTGAAGCCTTTCTTCAGGCTGGGGTCTGATGATAGCCTGCTCCTCATCTGTCCAGCCTTCACTGGGGCCCGGGGGGTCACGGTGCCTGAGGGCGGCCTGATCCTCCACAGGACGGGGCCCCATCGCAGCCACCATCAGTTCCCTGGCCTCAGACCCAAGTAG
- the LOC100855640 gene encoding butyrophilin subfamily 2 member A2 isoform X2, whose amino-acid sequence MERAAALRFSAPGSLLLVVMLGGSAPLSAQFTVVGPTDAVLAMAGENTKFHCHLSPEKDAEHMEVRWFRSQFSLAVLVYKAGRERTEEQMEEYQGRTTFVSEHINKGSVALIIHNVTAHDNGIYHCYFQEGRSYDEAVMHLMVASLGSKPLIEMKGHEDGGIRLECTSIGWYPEPHATWRDPYGEIMPALEEAHTVDANGLFMVSMAVIIMDFSVRNASCSVNNTLLGQERETVIFIPESFVPSTFPWMVSLAAVLPSLLLFSAGSICLVRKLHRGKEVENEAKEVACEEPEKEQVEKEKERQIRDWRRSLLHAADVVLDPDTAHPELFLTEDRRGVRRGPSRQSVPDNLERFDCRPCVLGLDSFSSGRHYWEVEVENVMVWAVGVCRDSVERKGEALLVPQNGFWTLEMFGNQYRALSSPEKILPVKERLRRVGIFLDYEAGDISFYNMRDRSHIYTCPRSPFSGPLKPFFRLGSDDSLLLICPAFTGARGVTVPEGGLILHRTGPHRSHHQFPGLRPK is encoded by the exons ATGGAGCGGGCGGCTGCTCTGCGCTTCTCCGCGCCCGGCTCCCTTCTGCTCGTCGTGATGCTCGGCGGCTCTGCACCGCTCTCAG CCCAGTTTACTGTTGTGGGGCCGACAGATGCAGTCCTGGCCATGGCGGGAGAAAACACCAAGTTTCACTGCCACCTGTCACCCGAGAAGGATGCAGAGCACATGGAGGTGCGCTGGTTCCGATCTCAGTTCTCCCTGGCGGTGCTCGTGTATAAGGCTGGGCGGGAGAGAACAGAGGAGCAGATGGAGGAGTATCAAGGAAGAACCACCTTTGTGAGCGAACATATCAACAAGGGGAGCGTGGCACTCATCATACACAATGTCACAGCCCATGACAACGGCATCTACCACTGTTACTTCCAAGAAGGCAGATCCTATGACGAGGCTGTTATGCACCTGATGGTGGCAA gcctgggctctAAGCCCCTCATTGAAATGAAGGGCCACGAGGATGGAGGCATCCGGCTGGAGTGCACATCCATAGGGTGGTACCCAGAGCCCCATGCCACGTGGAGGGACCCTTATGGGGAGATCATGCCAGCCCTGGAGGAGGCTCACACTGTGGATGCGAATGGCCTCTTCATGGTCAGCATGGCTGTGATCATCATGGACTTCTCTGTGAGGAACGCATCCTGCTCTGTCAACAACACCCTGCTTGGCCAGGAGAGGGAAACTGTGATTTTCATCCCAG agtCCTTTGTTCCCAGCACATTCCCCTGGATGGTGAGCCTAGCTGCTGTCTTGccttctctgctcctcttctccGCTGGAAGCATCTGTCTCGTCAGGAAACTCCACAGGGGAAAAGAGGTCGAAAATGAAGCGAAAGAAGTTGCATGTGAGGAACCGGAGAAAGAAcaagtggaaaaagagaaagaacgtCAAATCCGAG ACTGGAGACGATCCCTGCTACATGCTG CTGATGTGGTGCTTGACCCCGACACTGCTCATCCTGAGCTCTTCCTGACAGAGGACAGAAGAGGAGTGAGACGAGGCCCCTCCAGGCAGAGTGTCCCTGACAACCTGGAGAGATTTGACTGCCGGCCTTGTGTCCTAGGCCTGGACAGCTTCTCCTCGGGGAGGCATTactgggaggtggaggtggaaaaTGTGATGGTGTGGGCCGTGGGGGTTTGTAGAGACAGCGTTGAGCGGAAAGGGGAGGCCCTGTTGGTTCCTCAGAATGGCTTCTGGACCCTGGAGATGTTTGGAAACCAGTACCGGGCCCTGTCTTCCCCCGAGAAGATTCTCCCCGTGAAAGAGCGTCTTCGCCGAGTGGGCATCTTTCTGGACTATGAAGCTGGAGATATCTCCTTCTACAACATGAGGGACAGATCACATATCTACACATGTCCCCGGTCACCCTTTTCTGGGCCCCTGAAGCCTTTCTTCAGGCTGGGGTCTGATGATAGCCTGCTCCTCATCTGTCCAGCCTTCACTGGGGCCCGGGGGGTCACGGTGCCTGAGGGCGGCCTGATCCTCCACAGGACGGGGCCCCATCGCAGCCACCATCAGTTCCCTGGCCTCAGACCCAAGTAG
- the LOC100855640 gene encoding butyrophilin subfamily 2 member A2 isoform X3, with amino-acid sequence MERAAALRFSAPGSLLLVVMLGGSAPLSAQFTVVGPTDAVLAMAGENTKFHCHLSPEKDAEHMEVRWFRSQFSLAVLVYKAGRERTEEQMEEYQGRTTFVSEHINKGSVALIIHNVTAHDNGIYHCYFQEGRSYDEAVMHLMVAKSFVPSTFPWMVSLAAVLPSLLLFSAGSICLVRKLHRGKEVENEAKEVACEEPEKEQVEKEKERQIREQLQEELHWRRSLLHAADVVLDPDTAHPELFLTEDRRGVRRGPSRQSVPDNLERFDCRPCVLGLDSFSSGRHYWEVEVENVMVWAVGVCRDSVERKGEALLVPQNGFWTLEMFGNQYRALSSPEKILPVKERLRRVGIFLDYEAGDISFYNMRDRSHIYTCPRSPFSGPLKPFFRLGSDDSLLLICPAFTGARGVTVPEGGLILHRTGPHRSHHQFPGLRPK; translated from the exons ATGGAGCGGGCGGCTGCTCTGCGCTTCTCCGCGCCCGGCTCCCTTCTGCTCGTCGTGATGCTCGGCGGCTCTGCACCGCTCTCAG CCCAGTTTACTGTTGTGGGGCCGACAGATGCAGTCCTGGCCATGGCGGGAGAAAACACCAAGTTTCACTGCCACCTGTCACCCGAGAAGGATGCAGAGCACATGGAGGTGCGCTGGTTCCGATCTCAGTTCTCCCTGGCGGTGCTCGTGTATAAGGCTGGGCGGGAGAGAACAGAGGAGCAGATGGAGGAGTATCAAGGAAGAACCACCTTTGTGAGCGAACATATCAACAAGGGGAGCGTGGCACTCATCATACACAATGTCACAGCCCATGACAACGGCATCTACCACTGTTACTTCCAAGAAGGCAGATCCTATGACGAGGCTGTTATGCACCTGATGGTGGCAA agtCCTTTGTTCCCAGCACATTCCCCTGGATGGTGAGCCTAGCTGCTGTCTTGccttctctgctcctcttctccGCTGGAAGCATCTGTCTCGTCAGGAAACTCCACAGGGGAAAAGAGGTCGAAAATGAAGCGAAAGAAGTTGCATGTGAGGAACCGGAGAAAGAAcaagtggaaaaagagaaagaacgtCAAATCCGAG agCAACTTCAAGAAGAATTGC ACTGGAGACGATCCCTGCTACATGCTG CTGATGTGGTGCTTGACCCCGACACTGCTCATCCTGAGCTCTTCCTGACAGAGGACAGAAGAGGAGTGAGACGAGGCCCCTCCAGGCAGAGTGTCCCTGACAACCTGGAGAGATTTGACTGCCGGCCTTGTGTCCTAGGCCTGGACAGCTTCTCCTCGGGGAGGCATTactgggaggtggaggtggaaaaTGTGATGGTGTGGGCCGTGGGGGTTTGTAGAGACAGCGTTGAGCGGAAAGGGGAGGCCCTGTTGGTTCCTCAGAATGGCTTCTGGACCCTGGAGATGTTTGGAAACCAGTACCGGGCCCTGTCTTCCCCCGAGAAGATTCTCCCCGTGAAAGAGCGTCTTCGCCGAGTGGGCATCTTTCTGGACTATGAAGCTGGAGATATCTCCTTCTACAACATGAGGGACAGATCACATATCTACACATGTCCCCGGTCACCCTTTTCTGGGCCCCTGAAGCCTTTCTTCAGGCTGGGGTCTGATGATAGCCTGCTCCTCATCTGTCCAGCCTTCACTGGGGCCCGGGGGGTCACGGTGCCTGAGGGCGGCCTGATCCTCCACAGGACGGGGCCCCATCGCAGCCACCATCAGTTCCCTGGCCTCAGACCCAAGTAG